A genomic stretch from Anoplopoma fimbria isolate UVic2021 breed Golden Eagle Sablefish chromosome 8, Afim_UVic_2022, whole genome shotgun sequence includes:
- the lnp1 gene encoding leukemia NUP98 fusion partner 1 — MALRLLPAFTDNDDDDDGNFTNWMSSYWGHGTAGGQTRERKRSFRRPSGGQGDRRASLPTVSQLDAMKLNRLHAATMAPSPTHMKSREKTEVRSHQRARRASSDDNSRSRTGVPENRISTIPELTESFERRLYLRDKRTTSQNDDDMCLICHEEMKKNEGAVQELQCSHRFHKEAVRRSQQGRPPNAEAAADLGLSDERRKSADGRISMEKEELASRRQLSLRRHR, encoded by the exons ATGGCCCTCAGGCTCCTGCCTGCGTTCACGGAcaacgacgacgacgacgatggGAACTTCACCAACTGGATGAGCAGTTACTGGGGACACGGAACGGCGGGGGGGCAGACCAGGGAGAGGAAACGGAGCTTCAGGAGACCGTCGGGGGGGCAAGGGGACCGGAGGGCATCGCTGCCGACTGTG TCTCAGTTGGACGCCATGAAGCTGAACCGGCTCCACGCGGCCACGATGGCCCCGAGCCCGACCCACATGAAGTCCCGGGAGAAGACGGAGGTCCGGAGCCACCAGAGAGCTCGACGGGCCTCCTCCGACGACAACAGCCGGTCCAGGACGGGGGTCCCGGAGAACCGCATCAGCACCATCCCCGAGCTCACCGAGTCCTTCGAGAGGAGGCTGTACCTCCGGGACAAGAGGACCACGTCTCAG aATGACGATGACATGTGCCTGATCTGTCATGAGGAAATGAAGAAGAACGAAGGAGCGGTTCAGGAGCTGCAGTGTTCACACCGCTTCCACAAAGAG GCGGTCCGGAGGTCACAACAGGGTCGCCCTCCCAACGCCGAGGCAGCAGCTGATCTGGGGCTGTCTGATGAGAGGAGGAAGTCTGCAGACGGACGGATCTCCATGGAGAAGGAGGAGCTCGCATCGCGGCGTCAGCTCTCCCTGAGGAGACATCGCTGA